One Fontisphaera persica DNA window includes the following coding sequences:
- a CDS encoding SDR family oxidoreductase, producing the protein MNSCKNAVVTGAGSGVGQAVALALVRAGWQVAMVGRRPAALEETLRLAGPEAARMAVFPCDIGNAEAVAAMGRAVLDRWGAVEVLVNAAGTNVPRRSLEILSPEDYHLMINTNLHGAYYCVQAFLPDMRRRGSGTIVNVVSDAARQASPKAGPAYSMSKFGLLGLTQAINAEERARGIRACAILPGDIDTPLLDRRPQPPDASARARMLKPEDVAACVLLAIQLPPRAILEELLIRPR; encoded by the coding sequence ATGAACTCATGCAAAAACGCCGTGGTCACCGGCGCCGGCAGCGGTGTGGGACAGGCTGTAGCCCTGGCCCTCGTGCGTGCAGGCTGGCAAGTGGCCATGGTGGGCCGCCGCCCCGCCGCTTTGGAAGAAACCTTGCGCCTGGCCGGCCCGGAAGCGGCACGCATGGCGGTCTTCCCTTGCGACATCGGCAATGCCGAAGCCGTGGCCGCCATGGGCCGCGCCGTGCTGGACCGATGGGGGGCGGTGGAAGTGCTGGTCAATGCCGCCGGCACCAATGTGCCCCGCCGCAGTCTGGAAATCCTCTCACCCGAGGATTATCACCTGATGATCAACACCAACCTCCACGGCGCTTATTACTGTGTGCAGGCGTTCTTGCCAGACATGCGGCGGCGCGGTTCAGGTACGATTGTCAATGTAGTTTCTGACGCCGCCCGCCAGGCCAGTCCCAAAGCCGGCCCGGCGTATTCCATGTCCAAATTCGGCCTGCTCGGCCTCACCCAGGCCATCAATGCCGAAGAACGCGCCCGCGGTATCCGTGCCTGCGCCATCCTGCCCGGCGATATTGACACACCCCTTCTCGACCGCCGTCCCCAACCTCCCGACGCCAGCGCCCGGGCGCGCATGTTGAAACCTGAAGACGTCGCCGCCTGCGTCCTGCTGGCCATTCAACTGCCGCCCCGCGCCATCCTTGAAGAATTGCTCATTCGCCCGCGTTGA
- a CDS encoding response regulator, protein MQTTQTQKEPLRPAPVTIYVAEDDPYLKQLTAMLLESAGWSFLTFDSGEAALHAFRTAEVKPRLVISDFSMGAKLINGVQFLTECKRLSPSTKAFLVSGTVEEKDIRVDGRPVDWFMSKPFKPQEFLKVVSQLVGQTGPAPEPPQPRL, encoded by the coding sequence ATGCAAACAACACAAACCCAAAAAGAACCCTTGAGGCCAGCGCCGGTCACCATCTACGTGGCCGAGGACGATCCTTACTTGAAACAACTGACGGCCATGCTGCTCGAATCGGCGGGCTGGTCCTTCCTCACCTTTGACTCCGGCGAAGCCGCTTTGCACGCCTTCCGCACCGCGGAAGTCAAGCCGCGGCTGGTCATCAGTGATTTCTCCATGGGGGCCAAACTCATCAACGGCGTGCAATTTCTTACCGAGTGCAAGCGGCTCTCCCCCTCCACCAAGGCCTTTCTGGTCAGCGGCACGGTGGAGGAAAAAGACATCCGCGTGGACGGCCGGCCTGTGGATTGGTTCATGAGCAAACCCTTCAAGCCCCAGGAGTTTCTCAAGGTGGTCAGCCAGCTCGTAGGACAAACTGGCCCTGCCCCCGAACCCCCTCAACCGCGCCTCTAG
- a CDS encoding cyclase family protein: MTKRTSRPWLDVSVPLRHGMVHWPGDPAVQIRRVKSIGPDSSCNLTHLDMGAHTGTHMDAPLHFIADGEGMEALPLDAVIGPCRVIAIRNPEVIPVEELKRCRLRRGERVLFKTANSEKSWNRPDFDPAFVHLPAASAQYLVDCGVRTVGVDYLSVGGYKKDGRQTHQILLGARVWLIEGLNLSGIKPGRYDLICLPLKIVGSDGAPARVVLRARR, encoded by the coding sequence ATGACCAAGAGAACGAGCCGTCCCTGGTTGGATGTGTCCGTGCCGTTGCGGCACGGCATGGTGCATTGGCCGGGGGACCCGGCCGTGCAAATCCGGCGCGTTAAAAGCATCGGGCCGGACTCCAGTTGCAACTTGACGCATCTGGACATGGGCGCGCACACCGGCACCCACATGGACGCGCCCTTGCATTTCATTGCAGATGGTGAGGGGATGGAGGCCCTGCCGCTGGACGCGGTGATAGGCCCGTGTCGTGTGATTGCCATACGGAATCCGGAGGTCATTCCCGTGGAGGAGTTGAAGCGTTGCCGGTTGCGCCGGGGGGAGCGCGTGCTGTTCAAGACGGCCAATTCCGAGAAGTCATGGAATCGCCCGGATTTTGACCCTGCGTTTGTGCATCTGCCGGCGGCAAGCGCCCAATACCTGGTGGATTGCGGCGTGCGTACGGTGGGGGTGGATTATCTGTCGGTGGGTGGCTATAAGAAAGATGGCCGTCAAACGCATCAAATCCTGTTGGGGGCGCGCGTTTGGTTGATTGAGGGGCTGAATTTATCAGGAATCAAACCCGGCCGGTATGACCTGATTTGCCTGCCCTTGAAGATTGTGGGCAGCGATGGCGCCCCGGCGCGGGTGGTGTTGCGGGCGCGCCGCTGA
- a CDS encoding flavin reductase family protein yields MKKSLGGRPLLFPTPVLVIGTYDADGKPNVAAVSWGGICSSDPPCVAISLRRVTHTYANIVAQKAFTVNLPSHDQVKVADYFGLISGKSVDKLAKAKMTPVKSTLVAAPYVKEFPLVLECRLRHTVEIGLHVQFIGEILDVKADEAVLNPNGLPDIKKVNPLIFDPATHSYFNVGMFVADAFSVGESLR; encoded by the coding sequence ATGAAAAAATCACTGGGCGGTCGGCCCCTTTTGTTTCCCACGCCGGTGCTGGTCATTGGCACGTATGACGCCGACGGCAAGCCGAATGTGGCGGCGGTGTCGTGGGGCGGGATATGTTCTTCGGATCCGCCGTGTGTGGCCATTTCGCTGCGGCGCGTGACGCATACCTATGCCAACATTGTCGCGCAAAAGGCCTTTACCGTGAATCTGCCCTCGCATGACCAGGTCAAGGTGGCCGATTATTTTGGGCTGATTTCCGGCAAATCCGTGGACAAACTGGCCAAGGCCAAAATGACGCCAGTCAAGAGCACGCTGGTGGCGGCGCCTTACGTCAAGGAGTTTCCGCTGGTGCTGGAGTGCCGGTTGCGGCACACGGTGGAGATTGGGCTGCACGTGCAGTTCATTGGTGAAATCCTGGATGTGAAGGCCGACGAAGCCGTCCTTAATCCCAATGGCCTGCCGGACATCAAAAAAGTCAACCCGCTGATATTTGACCCCGCCACCCACAGTTATTTCAACGTGGGGATGTTTGTGGCCGATGCCTTTTCCGTAGGAGAATCCTTGAGATGA
- the elbB gene encoding isoprenoid biosynthesis glyoxalase ElbB: MKKVAVLLSGCGVFDGAEIHESVLTLLALDRAGAQAVCVAPDIPQYHVINHLTRQPVPQETRNVLVESARIARGNIVALNQLKPKEVDAVIVPGGFGAAKNLCTFALAGENFEVHPQVASFLREVHQLGKPIGLVCIAPAIAAKLFGPEKVEFTIGNDAGTAQALSKHGASHVNCTVYNAVVDRRHKIVTTPAYMLAGRITEAEAGINKLVQAVLEMA, translated from the coding sequence ATGAAAAAAGTCGCTGTCCTGCTTTCCGGATGTGGAGTATTTGACGGGGCCGAAATTCACGAGTCGGTGCTGACGCTGCTGGCACTGGACCGGGCCGGGGCACAGGCCGTTTGCGTCGCGCCGGACATTCCCCAATATCATGTGATTAATCATCTAACCCGGCAGCCTGTCCCCCAGGAAACGCGCAATGTGCTGGTGGAGTCCGCCCGCATCGCGCGGGGAAACATTGTGGCCTTGAACCAATTAAAGCCCAAAGAGGTGGATGCGGTGATTGTGCCCGGCGGTTTTGGCGCAGCCAAGAACCTGTGCACTTTTGCGCTGGCGGGGGAAAACTTTGAGGTGCATCCCCAAGTGGCCAGTTTTCTGCGGGAGGTCCACCAACTGGGCAAGCCGATTGGGCTGGTGTGTATTGCACCGGCGATTGCGGCGAAGCTGTTTGGGCCGGAGAAGGTGGAATTCACCATTGGCAACGATGCCGGGACGGCACAGGCCTTGAGCAAACATGGCGCCAGCCACGTCAACTGCACGGTCTATAACGCCGTGGTGGACCGGCGGCACAAGATTGTCACCACGCCCGCGTACATGCTGGCCGGGCGCATCACGGAGGCGGAGGCGGGCATCAATAAACTGGTGCAGGCGGTGCTGGAGATGGCCTGA
- a CDS encoding GbsR/MarR family transcriptional regulator gives MITLTPVQEKFILHWGEMGARWGINRTVAQIHALLFISPRPLNAEDIAATLNVARSNVSTSLKELQNWGIVRLVHVMGDKRDHFESMRDVWEMFRVVLDERKKRELDPTLTVLRDCLLEAAKDPKVDAYTMNRLSELADFFETMSQWYTQIRHWPTPVLVKFIRAGDKVRKLLGLKAKD, from the coding sequence ATGATTACGCTGACGCCAGTTCAGGAAAAATTCATCCTCCACTGGGGTGAAATGGGCGCCCGCTGGGGCATCAATCGGACCGTGGCCCAGATTCATGCCCTGCTGTTCATTTCCCCCCGCCCCCTGAACGCGGAAGACATCGCCGCCACACTGAACGTGGCGCGCTCCAACGTCAGCACCAGCCTTAAAGAGCTGCAAAACTGGGGCATTGTCCGTCTGGTCCACGTCATGGGCGACAAACGGGACCATTTCGAGTCCATGCGGGACGTTTGGGAAATGTTCCGGGTGGTCCTGGATGAGCGCAAAAAACGCGAGCTGGACCCCACTTTGACCGTCTTGCGTGATTGCCTGCTGGAAGCCGCCAAAGACCCCAAGGTGGATGCCTACACCATGAACCGCTTGAGCGAGCTGGCCGACTTCTTTGAAACCATGTCCCAGTGGTACACCCAAATCCGCCACTGGCCCACCCCAGTGCTCGTGAAATTCATTCGGGCAGGCGACAAAGTAAGAAAATTGCTCGGCCTCAAGGCAAAAGATTAA
- a CDS encoding (Fe-S)-binding protein gives MGLTPPGHPAGGPSLLRGLDYSILQQCMHCGLCLPVCPTYDATLMERHSPRGRIALLRAVADGQLEMTPTLAREMYYCLGCFACMTACPAGVNYAEMFEAARAEAELSGKLENPLRRLVRSLTIGWLFMDVRRLKALGRLLRWYQISGVQQGLRRSGLLRLLPRRWQELEAMTPPVQPKWSAQIIPPVLPAVGQRRYRVALLTGCAQDILFSDVNRDTAEVLAANGCEVVTPPHQSCCGSLHAHNGELGRARELARRQLEQFPPENFDAIISNAGGCGSHLRHYSRLLGEDAQWAGQARAWDCKAQDIHEWLVRVGWRAPSGPQPSLRVAYHESCHLAHGQKIVAQPRALLRSIPGLELVELPESNWCCGSAGIYNVIQPDMARRLLERKLAHLRRLQVEVVATGNPGCLLQLINGARAAGMRLRVVHPITLLAEAYRREKVR, from the coding sequence ATGGGACTGACGCCCCCAGGCCACCCCGCTGGCGGGCCTTCGCTATTGCGGGGGCTGGACTACTCCATTCTCCAACAATGCATGCATTGCGGCCTGTGCCTGCCGGTTTGTCCCACGTACGACGCCACTTTAATGGAGCGGCACAGTCCGCGCGGGCGCATTGCGCTGCTGCGTGCCGTTGCCGATGGCCAACTGGAAATGACCCCCACGCTGGCCCGCGAAATGTATTACTGCCTGGGATGTTTTGCCTGCATGACCGCCTGCCCGGCCGGGGTGAATTATGCCGAGATGTTTGAAGCGGCGCGCGCGGAGGCGGAGTTGAGCGGCAAGTTGGAAAATCCTTTGCGGCGGTTGGTGCGCTCGCTGACCATCGGCTGGCTGTTCATGGACGTGCGGCGGCTTAAAGCCTTGGGCAGGCTGTTGCGCTGGTATCAAATCAGCGGGGTCCAGCAAGGGTTGCGGCGCAGCGGCCTGTTGCGGCTGCTGCCCCGGCGCTGGCAGGAACTTGAGGCCATGACGCCGCCGGTGCAGCCCAAGTGGTCGGCCCAAATCATCCCGCCGGTACTGCCGGCCGTGGGCCAGCGCCGTTATCGTGTCGCCCTCTTGACTGGTTGCGCCCAGGACATTCTTTTCAGTGACGTCAATCGTGACACGGCCGAAGTGCTCGCGGCCAACGGGTGCGAGGTGGTCACCCCCCCGCATCAGAGTTGTTGCGGCTCCTTGCACGCGCACAATGGCGAGCTGGGGCGGGCGCGAGAGCTGGCCCGGCGGCAGTTGGAGCAATTTCCCCCGGAAAACTTCGATGCCATCATTTCCAATGCTGGTGGCTGCGGCTCGCATTTACGGCATTATAGCCGTTTGTTGGGAGAGGATGCCCAATGGGCCGGACAAGCTCGCGCATGGGATTGCAAAGCGCAGGACATCCACGAATGGCTGGTTCGGGTGGGCTGGCGCGCGCCCTCCGGGCCGCAGCCGTCCCTGCGGGTGGCCTACCATGAAAGCTGCCATCTGGCGCATGGCCAGAAAATCGTGGCTCAACCCCGGGCTTTATTGCGTTCCATCCCCGGACTGGAGCTGGTGGAGCTGCCGGAAAGCAATTGGTGCTGCGGCAGCGCCGGCATCTACAATGTCATTCAACCGGACATGGCCCGGCGCTTGTTGGAGCGCAAGCTGGCTCACCTGCGCCGCCTTCAGGTGGAGGTGGTGGCCACCGGCAACCCCGGTTGTTTGTTGCAGTTGATTAATGGCGCCCGCGCCGCGGGCATGCGGTTGCGGGTGGTGCATCCGATTACCCTATTGGCCGAGGCTTACCGCCGTGAAAAAGTCCGTTGA
- a CDS encoding FAD-binding oxidoreductase: MPLPASACDQLRQMFGAGEVLTAVEDLIPYSFDGTAALKQLPAAVVFAQNTAQVSDLLRWANHHRVPIVARGSGTGLSGGSVPVPNSIVLCLAKMNRVLEVDAANLTLLAEAGATTQAIAEAAGQAGLFYPPDPGSMKISTIGGNVAENSGGLRGLKYGVTRQYVMGLEVVLPDGEVMWTGNKCVKDVAGYSLRDLFIGSEGTLGVITQVLLKLLPKPQARKTMLASFARMEDAAAAVSAIIAAPIIPCTLEFLDRTTIHCVEDYAQIGLPLDCEALLLIETDGHPAAVAEEAAAMERICREQGAREVRVARDAGEADRLAAARRTAFSALARVGPTTILEDATVPRSELARMIRFVQQVAQKYQLRIGTFGHMGDGNLHPTCLTDERNAEEMHRVEEAFKEIFAEAIRLGGTITGEHGVGLAKKHILPQQTGGAQMRVMRELRRVLDPNGILNPGKLWD; the protein is encoded by the coding sequence ATGCCTCTGCCAGCTTCGGCATGTGATCAGCTCCGGCAGATGTTTGGGGCGGGGGAAGTTTTGACAGCGGTGGAGGATTTAATTCCCTACTCCTTTGATGGGACGGCCGCGCTCAAACAACTTCCTGCGGCGGTGGTATTTGCGCAAAACACCGCGCAAGTGAGCGATTTGCTGCGGTGGGCCAATCATCACCGTGTGCCCATTGTTGCCCGGGGTTCCGGGACGGGGTTAAGTGGTGGCAGTGTACCGGTGCCCAACAGCATTGTGCTTTGCCTGGCCAAAATGAATCGCGTTTTGGAGGTGGACGCGGCCAACTTAACCTTGTTGGCGGAGGCCGGCGCCACCACCCAGGCGATCGCGGAGGCGGCCGGGCAGGCGGGGTTGTTTTATCCACCAGATCCCGGCTCGATGAAAATCTCCACCATCGGCGGTAACGTGGCGGAAAATTCGGGGGGCTTGCGCGGCTTGAAATATGGCGTGACCCGCCAGTATGTCATGGGGTTGGAAGTCGTCTTGCCGGATGGGGAGGTGATGTGGACGGGAAACAAGTGCGTCAAGGATGTGGCGGGATATTCTTTGCGGGATTTGTTCATTGGGTCGGAGGGGACATTGGGAGTGATTACGCAGGTGTTGCTGAAACTGCTGCCCAAACCGCAGGCGCGTAAAACCATGCTGGCCAGCTTTGCGCGCATGGAGGATGCGGCGGCGGCGGTTTCGGCGATCATTGCGGCGCCGATCATCCCCTGTACGCTGGAGTTTCTGGATCGTACCACCATTCATTGTGTTGAGGACTACGCCCAAATTGGTTTGCCGCTGGATTGTGAGGCGTTGTTGCTGATTGAAACGGACGGTCATCCGGCCGCCGTGGCGGAGGAAGCGGCCGCGATGGAGCGCATTTGCCGCGAGCAAGGCGCCCGGGAGGTGCGGGTGGCGCGGGACGCTGGCGAGGCTGACCGCCTGGCAGCGGCGCGGCGCACGGCTTTCAGCGCACTGGCGCGGGTGGGGCCCACCACCATTCTGGAAGATGCCACCGTGCCACGGAGCGAGCTGGCACGGATGATTCGTTTTGTGCAACAGGTGGCGCAAAAATATCAATTGCGCATCGGCACGTTTGGGCACATGGGCGATGGCAATTTGCATCCCACCTGTTTGACCGATGAGCGAAACGCCGAGGAAATGCATCGTGTGGAAGAGGCGTTCAAGGAAATATTCGCGGAGGCCATCCGGCTGGGGGGCACCATCACGGGCGAGCACGGCGTGGGACTGGCCAAGAAACACATTCTTCCACAACAAACCGGCGGCGCGCAGATGCGTGTGATGCGGGAATTGCGGCGGGTGTTGGACCCCAACGGCATCTTGAATCCAGGCAAGTTATGGGACTGA
- a CDS encoding UbiX family flavin prenyltransferase, which translates to MKLLIGITGASGTLYAQRLLENLAGSGHELHIILSKYAQAVIKEELPGGLRLPPEAQMHSLKSMHLPFASGSNAADAMVIIPCSMGTLGRIAHGYSEDALLRSADVMLKERKKLILVPRETPLNLVHVRNFELLLLAGAIILPANPSFYSRPGDVTAVVDTVVARVLDHLGIPHQLVPRWQAEPE; encoded by the coding sequence ATGAAATTGCTCATCGGAATCACCGGCGCCAGCGGCACCTTGTATGCACAACGGCTTCTGGAAAACCTCGCCGGTTCAGGTCATGAACTGCACATCATCCTGAGCAAGTACGCCCAGGCGGTCATCAAGGAAGAGCTGCCCGGCGGACTGCGCCTGCCCCCGGAAGCACAGATGCACAGCTTGAAAAGCATGCACCTGCCCTTCGCCAGCGGGAGCAACGCAGCCGACGCCATGGTCATCATCCCCTGCAGCATGGGCACGCTGGGGCGCATCGCCCACGGTTATAGCGAGGACGCCTTGTTGCGCTCGGCGGATGTGATGCTGAAGGAACGCAAAAAACTGATTTTGGTCCCGCGGGAAACCCCGCTCAATCTGGTGCATGTGCGCAACTTCGAGTTATTGCTGCTCGCCGGCGCCATCATCCTCCCTGCCAACCCTTCCTTTTACAGCCGTCCTGGCGATGTCACCGCCGTGGTGGACACCGTCGTGGCACGGGTGCTTGACCACTTGGGAATCCCCCATCAACTGGTGCCCCGCTGGCAGGCCGAACCTGAATAA